The genome window ATAAGTCGTTTCATATTACTAGTCATTCTTACGAAAGCATTGGCAACTTCTCCAATTTCATCCTTAGAAGTTGTCTCTATTCTTACATCCATGTTTCCTTGGGCTATATTATTTGAAGAATCTGTAAGCTGATTTAATTTGGAAGTTAAGTATTTAATCAGGGAATAACTATACAGTAGAATCAAAGTAAGAATCAAAAGTGATACAGATATTAATATTAATCTTGTTTTAGAATAATCTGCTTCTGACTTTTCATAGATAAGACGGCTTCCTTTATCCTGTAAGTCTATCAGAGTATTAATTTGCTTATCTAGTTCGTTATGCGCTTTACGTATTTCATTAATCAGTAAAACGTCCGCTTGTAAATATTGGTTACTCTTAATTAATCCATTGAACTTGGTAAACTCTGGAAGTAGGGATTCTTTATATAAATGATGAATTTGTTTTATTGTAGCTTCTTCATTTTCAGAATTACTTTCATTGATAGCGATTTTAGAAAAAGTTTCTTGAATATGGTTCAGGTTCTTTTCTATTTTTTCTAAATGACTGCTTACAGAGTGATCGTGAAGTCTAGAGAGGGGTAAGCTCGGATCGTGTTGCACTGACATGGATATTTGAAACAATGTCTCAAGAAGATACTTGTTTATTTCAGAAATATGAATTACCGGTGATAGCTTTTTGAAATAAAAATCCTGAAGTTTTTGATTTCCTGCTTGGATGCCAAATAATCCAAAGAATAGTATTACGGTAACAGTGACTGTTTGGATTACGAAAAGCAGATAGAGTTTATTTTTTATCGTCATAGCCTTCTCCTGAGACTGTGTAAAACCAGAACCAAGTAAGTGAATTCCAAGTTAAACGCTCTTTCGCATGAAAAATCGGATTATTTCTTTTTAGGCATTTGTCTTTTTCAATTTCTATGAACTAGATTCTAATTCAACTTCATTAAAAAAATGTAACTTAAAAATGCAAGCCATTTATGCCTAGATTTTCTAATAGAGTAGCCTCATTAATGCTTGTATACAAATTTATATGTTATGATTCAGATAAATGTAGAAAGATGCCCAGAGTTGGATTCATTCCATCCGTAAGACCGAATGGGATTAATACATCTTTTGCGCTCAAATCCTGAATAAAGGAATCGAGAAGAGTCTCCAAGCGATTCCAATCTTCTTCTATATAGGAATACTGAATTCCTAAAGGCAAAATATAGACATCTTCCTTTCTATCTTGTTTCTCTAAGTCGTCTAAACACCAGAGTCCCATTTGTCCAATGCCTGGCTCGAGCGGACCAATGATTTCATTGTGACCGTTCGTTGCTCCTTCTGGCGCTATGGCTAATGGGAATCTGCCGTTAGCAAATAGATTTCGAATTGAATTTAATCCTTTCCAGTCTACCTTGCCTCGGTGAATGGGTGTTCCTCCAAGTCTAGAATACAGTTTGCTTGTGAACTCTCCTGCCCAGAGAGGTATTCCTCTATCCCAAACAAAATGAAAATGCGTTATGTCATCTATCTTGGTATTATTCTTTTTAAAAAAATCAGGAAGCAATTTAGAGAAAATATGAATCAGGCAAAGGGGGTCATCTGCATTCGGGTGGCGGAAAGCTATCATTAGCCTCACTTTATTATTTGCAAATTTATGATATAAATCAGCCAATATTTCAATATTAGAAAATTCTATTTTCCGAATCGGCGTTGTAAATTTTATTTTAAAAGGATGAATATACTTAGCAAAGTAATATGCCTTTAAATCAAATGCAGGCTCAATAAAATGAAGGGGTGGTTGGATTGAATTAATTTTAGTCATAGTCATAATCAGTATTCTAAGAATTTCTAGACTAGAGAATATATAGGAGCTTAATCAATGTTTTTTTGAGGAAATTTTCATTTTACTTCAATAGAACAGTATGGTGTAAATAATATCCATTAGCCAAACAAGTTTCAATAATTGATTAGCCTAAGAAAAAAACCTTGATTTTCCAATATTTAAAGCAAAGGTAGGATTATACATAACTTTGAAAGAGAATTAGATGTTTTATATAGACCTAAAGACAACCCATTCTGCTTTATTTAATTTTCATGAAGTATACTGGAAAATTAAATGAGACCATTCAATAACAAAGCATTACTTTTAGTGGAAGACGATCCAATAATTCAAGCTCTTCAAGTAAATTCTCTACAAAAGTATGGGTATCAAATCATAGTGGCAAGTTCTGGACAAGAAGCCATTGATACAATTGAAAAATCGAGCCATATTGATCTTATCCTCATGGACATCGATCTTGGTGAAGGCTACCTCGATGGAACAGAAACAGCACAAATAATCTTATTTAATCATGATATACCAATTGTATTCTTATCTAGTCACACCGAGCCAGAGATTGTTGAAAAGACTGAAAAAATAACTTCTTATGGTTATGTTGTAAAAAGTTCCCATATAACTGTCTTAGATGCTTCTATTAAAATGGCATTCAAACTTTTTGACGCTCATCAAAAACTTTCAGAGAGTGAAGAAAAATTTAAACAAGTATATGACAATACTTTGGATAATATTTTTATCCTAGAAATAACAGAGGAAAAGCGATATAAGCTTATTGATATAAATTATGAAGAAGAAACGTTAGTCGGTAAGCTTGAGACTATACAAAATAAATTGCTAGAAGATTTTTTGCCTACTGATTTATTTACGAAAGTCAAATCTAATTACGATCGCTGCCTTAAGGAAGGAAAGGCAATTTCTTATCAGGAATCTGTTTATGGACAGGATTTTTATACCCAACTCATTCCAGTTAAAAATAAGAAAGGAGATATATATCGAATCATAGGAATTGCTAGAAATATTTCTGAGCTGAGTAAAGTTACAAAGAATTGATAAAATTATTTAATTCTATCGATTTCCGTATCAATTTTTTGAGCTAATTGATTCAATTTATTAGAAGTAGAGTTTAGATTTTCGGAGCCACTTCGTGTTTTCTCTGCTTGCCTGTTTACATTTTGGACGTTATCCGCAATAATGTCGATATTTTGCTTTACTTCACCAATCAATGTCGATACTTTCTTAGAGATGGATTTGACTTTATCCGCTTCTCGATTTACTTCTGCGTTTGTTTTAATTTCGTTTTCGATGTGCAAGCTGATAGAGAGAATTGTATTTTGAAGAGACAGAATATCAGTAAAAACACTTTGAATTACTTTTACTGAAGATTGTAGGCTCTTGGCAACATCCTCAATTTCCTGATTATTGGCTAATGTCAATGAGTCAATATTCTTAATACTCTTTGTAGTCTCCTCTGCCAATTTAAAAACTTCATTGGCTACTACGGCGAAACCTCTACCTGCATCACCTGCTCTCGCTGCTTCAATAGCTGCATTCAAACTCAAAAGATTTGTTTGAACAGCTATACTTTTAATCATAGCCGTGATTCCATTGATCTGCTTAGAACTCTGAATAATTCTTTCAAAATTTACACTGAGGTTGGAAAGCTTTTGTGCTCCTTCGTTTCCTTTGCCGGATAAGGTTTTAATAATTCCAGAAACACTTTCTACTTTTGACTTTTGTTCTTGTATCGTTTCAGAAAGTGCATTCATAATTTCTTTCATATTATGAATAGAAGAGGATTGTTCATTGGAAAAGTTTACAGAAGTAGAAGCAGATGTATTTGCAATTGCAATAGAACTATCCATTAGAGCACTGGAACTTACAAGTTCTCTAGAACTATTTGAAAGCTCGGAAGCTGATTGCAAAACAATTTCCGATGTGTTTAGCAGTGAGTTGCCGGATGACTCCAAGTTTTGAACTAAAAGTTTTATATCTTCATATTGCTTGAGACTTTTAGCGGACTCATCACGAAAGTTTTTAATAGCCTTCTGGATAGAGTGAAAAAAAATCAAGGCGATAATCAGTGTTAGCCAAATAGAAGAAATTGAATCTGTAAGAATCGATATGCGATATATCGGACCCATTTGTTTAGCAGTGTAATAAACATAGATTTCTCCAATTGTGAATAAAACTAAGTTTAAAAAAGCAATCTTACCGGAGGTAAAAAAAATAGAAGCAAGAATCACCAAAGGGAAAAACGCAGAAACTGTTGGAAAGTGTGCGGGTGTTATATTGCTTTGTAAAATGAAAATTAGAAAACCGGAAATGCTAAGAATGAATAAATGACTGGCAACTTTGTAGAATCCAACGAGTGTTAGTATTAAACTGAAGACTGAAAATACGATAGGCGGAATTTGATTGTAGTTTACGAATCCAAAGATGACTTGAATCGTAAACGTTATACTCAGAAAAAAAATCACGAAGATGTTTAGGATGGAGAAATAGACTATTTTATCTCTCAAAACTGGATTTAAATCTTCATAATTTTTTAGCAGAAAACTCGTTAAATTATTAAAGGACATAGAGTTTAGATTCTCCTTTTTCTGGTCGCAATTACATATCTTTAGATTTGTAGGTAAACGTCGCTCTAAACTTTCTGTATTGCATCTACCGAATGTGTCGAATAGCGATTCAAACTATAAAGTCATGGATTTGAAAAAATTACCATGGCTAACTTGTAAAATACCAACATTTTTATTAAGATTCGTTCTAAGAATTTAAAGATTCAAATTAATAGTCAAGCTGAAAATACTACTTCTCTACAAAATTCTTTACTCTTTCAACTACCGCAGGATCGTTTAACAGTGCCGAATGAGTCCAGGTAGAATAAAAAGTATCATAGGAAATTCCTTTGGGAGGAAATGAATTTTTCTCTAGAACACGGCCATCGCCTGGTTCGCGTGGTAGACTTAGAAAGTCCCATCCGTTTACACTTTGTTTGCCGTTCTTTTGAATTTTAGAGAGAGTCTGATGTGCTTTGCCGGTCACTACAAGAATAGGCGGATACTTTATATTAGCTGCCTTTATCTGCTCTTTAAATTGTTTTGCTTTATTCAATGCCCTGGTTAAAAAAGTAAAGTTCTTCTCGTTAGGATCAGATTCTTTAGCAAACAAACTAAATTTATTTTTTTTCCAATCTTCGGGAGAATAGAAATTAACCTCAATTGGGTTTCCAGTATTGTCTTCTACCACTACTCTTTCTTTTGTTTCAATTGGAAATAAAGTATAGACAGATGGCATTGTAAACAAGACTTCTGGAGAAAGTATTTTTTGATTTAATCCGTTTGCAATTCCAGTATGTAAGTCCTCCATAAATCCGATTCCACCATAAAAAGGAACTCCCACAAAAACTACTTTTTGAAATAACTCAGGACGTTTATTTAAAAGTGCAAGTGTAATTAGTCCACCCATGCTGTGAGCGACTACTGTGATGTTAGCCTCTGAATTTTCTCTGCGAATATTTTCTAAGAAAGCTTCAAAAGAAGAAACATTTTCTAAATTGTCTCTTCTCCAATCGTAGGCAAATGGATAAAACTTATCACCGTAGATTTTTCTTCCAGCAGAAAGCCAGGGGCTATAAACTTTTTCTTCGAGGATAAATGGAATTACCTTCACTTCGGATAATACTTCTTTAGGACGGATAGAATCCTTGTCCTGTTTGTCTCCCTGCCATGTTAGCGGCAAAGATAGATTAGGCGTATCTAACCCTAGTCCCTGAGAGCCATTCAACCAAACAGTAGAATCCTTTTCATCGACTAAAAGGGAGCCTTTGATTCCATGAATAAATACAACGATAGTTTTTTTGTTTACCTGTTTAGAATTCATAGTAGCCTCACAACCCAAAAAGAAAAAAGCGGTAAAACAAAGTATACCGCTTAATAGTTTAAATTTCAATTTAACCCCTTAGCCCCAAAGGGGCGACATATCTTCCTGCATAGTCTGCAAGGACTATGCAGCGTAGTTCAAATCATTTCGGTGTTCTATCTTCAATCACCGTCGGCAAACCGATCTTATCCAACAAAGCTATCAGTGGATCTGGATCTAACTCTTCTACATTGACCATCGTCTGTGGATTCCAAATTCCCTGTGCAACTAGCATAGCAGCGGCTACTGGTGGAACGCCAGCAGTGTAAGAAATACCTTGTGACTCTACTTCTTTGTAACACTCTGCATGGTCGCAAGTATTGTAGATAAAGATTTCTTTGTATTTGCCGTCTTTGGTTCCTTTGACTAAATCACCGATACAAGTGTGACCTGTGTATGTCGGAGCGAGAGAGCCTGGATCAGGAAGAACTGCTTTTAAAACTTTGAGAGGGATTACTTCTAATCCTTCCGCTGTTTTAACAGGTTTTTCAGAAAGCATTCCAATATTTCTAAGAACATTAAATACATTCAAATAATGATCTCCAAACCCCATCCAAAATCTTATGCTATTTGCATCTATGTTTTTAGAAAGAGAATGAAGCTCGTCATGTCCGGTGAGGTAAATAGGTTGTTTGCCCACAACTGGAAAATCATAAACCCATTTTTCGGAGTGCATTGGTTTTTCTACCCATTTGCGATCTATCCATGTCCAGACTTTGCTGAACTCTCTAAAATTAATCTCAGGGTCAAAGTTAGTCGCAAAGTATTTTCCATGACTTCCAGCGTTTACATCTAATATGTCGATGGTGTCGATTTTATCGAAATGATGTTTAACGGCTAACGCTGCCCATGCGTTGACAACACCCGGATCAAAACCAATTCCTAAAATTGCATTGATACCGCGCTCTTTACAACGATCTTTTCTTTTCCATTCGTAATTTGCATACCAAGGTGGATCTTCGCAAACTTTGTCTGGATCTTCGTGGATTGCAGTATCCATATAAGTCACACCAGCTTCGAGGCAAGCTTCAAGAACTGACATATTTACAAATGCAGTTCCGAGATTCATTACGATTTCGGAATTGGTTTCTTTGATGAGTTTGACCGTAGCCGCTACATCAAAGGCGTCGATTTGTCTGGAATAGAGTTTTTTAGATTTGTCTTTTAGGTTTCCTTTTTTGTGGATACCTTCGATTATCTTGTCACACTTCTCAAGCTTACGAGAAGCAATGCAGATATCGCCTAACACGTCGTTATTCTGTGCCGCTTTGTGGGCAGCAACATTGGCAACTCCGCCTGCTCCTATGATTAATACATTTTTCTTCAAATTTTTTCTCCTATAATTTATGAAAGGCTATTTACAAAATCTTGGTAACTAAATTTTTTAATTAGTTCAATCTCACCATTTAAACGCTTCACTGCAATCGATGGCATCTGGATTCCATTAAACCAATTTTTCTTGACCATCGTATAGCCGGCGGCATCGGCAAAAGTCACAATGCTTCCAATTTCTAACTTTTCTGGAAACGAATACGTTCCAAAAATATCTCCTGCAAGACAGGTTCTACCCGCGACCATATACTGATGAGTTCCGACTTCCGGTAAATCCATCTTTGCCTCTAGATGATAGATACAAAGATCTAGCATATGAGTCTCTACAGCAGCGTCCACTATCGCAATATCTATTTCGTTTCTTACTATGTCTAGAACTTTTGTGACAAAATATCCTGATTTAGTAATGGCAGTCTCACCCGGCTCTAAGTAAATCTGGACATTAAAACGCTTTGAAAATTCTGAAAGTTTATCACAAAATTTATCAAAAGGATATCCTTCTTTGGTAAAATAAATTCCACCACCTAAACTCACCCATTCTAGTCCTTGCAGCAAATCACTGTAATTCTCTGCTATGGTATCTAGAATTTTTGCGAAGCTTTCAAAGTTATCGTTATCACAATTGCAGTGAAACATAACACCTGTTAGCTCCTTGCTGACCTGATTGATTTCTTCTTTATCAGTTGCGCCAAGTCTTGAATACTTACGAGCAGGATTTGCCAGATCAAAATCAGAATGACTTACGCCGGGATTAATTCTTAAACCAATTGGAATTTCTCGGACATGCGGAAGAAATTTTTTTAGCTGAGAAACAGAGTTAAAAATAATCTTGGTGGCAAATTCTTTTACTTCTAAAATTTCCTCTTCCGACCAAGCGACACTATAAGCGTGGACTTCTTTTTGAAATTTCTCTGCACCGAGCTTGGCTTCATATAGAGAACTCGAAGTTGTGCCGTCCATGTATTCTTTCATTAAATCAAAAACTGACCAGGTAGAAAAACATTTGAGAGCAAGCACAGACTTTGCTCCCGTTCTCTCTCTCAGGATAGAAATTTTTTCTAAATTCTTTAAGAGTTTTGATTCATCGATTAAGTAGTAAGGAGTTTGTATATTTGTTTCGTTCATTTCGTTATTCTACTTCTTGTTAAATGCTAATAGAATTGTCAATCCATCTTATGCATTTCGTTTGACTTTACTTACGTAAAAAAGATTTTGTAAAGTTACAGTAAGTTTACGAGAGAGTTAAAAATGAAACACAGCAAAAAAGAAGCAGAAAAACTGGCAACTCTTTGGAACGATGATTGAGTGGTAGATTTTGGAAATTTTTATAAATTATAATGGGCGGACCACTGTAAGGAATTTCCTGGCTATGATGTATCGTATTAGTTTTACCCGCTGTGCAAGGCTTAGCACTCGGAGGTGAATACGGAGGAGCCGCAACTTATATCGCCGAGCATTCGCCAGACGAAAAACGTGGTTATTATACAAGCTTCATCCAAACGACTGCAACACTTGGTCTATTTGTTTCCATCGGGGTAATACTATTAACCCGCTCGACTCTTTCTCCTTCTGACTTCAACGATTGGGGCTGGAGAATTCCTTTTTTACTTTCCGCATTTTTAGTTTTAATTTCCTATTATATACGTATCCGATTAGAAGAATCTCCTTTATTTCTCGAAATGAAATCATCGGGGAAAACATCGCTTAACCCCATTAAAGAAAGCTTTGGAAATCGAGCCAATCTCAAGCTAGTATTAATCGCGCTCTTTGGAGCAACTGCGGGACAGGGAGTGATTTGGTATACAGGACAGTTCTATGCGTTAAGCTTCTTAGAAAAAATTCTAAAAGTAGAATACACAACCGCCTACACAGTAGTTGCCGTAGCACTCGCTCTTGCGACTCCTTTCTTTATATTCTTCGGAAGTCTCTCTGATAGAATTGGTCGTAAAAAAATCATCATGACCGGTTGTATCCTAGCGGCTATTCTATATATTCCACCATACTCCGCCATGGCTCGCTTCGTAAACAACCCATTTATGCTAACCGTATTCGTATTCGTGCAAGTCTTACTTGTCACAATGGTCTACGGTCCAATAGCCGCTTTTCTAGTAGAAATTTTTCCAACTCGCATTCGCTATACTTCTATGTCTTTGCCCTATCATATCGGCAACGGAGTCTTCGGCGGCTTAACACCGTTTATCGCTTCAAGCGTAGTAGCGGCTACAGGCAACATCTATGCGGGATTGATTTATCCAATATCAGTTGCACTGATTACTTTTGTGATTGGATCTTTTCTATTGCCTGAGAGTCATAAGTTGGAGATTGAGAGGGAGTGATGGTTTGCGATTCTTCGGTTGCAACAATTTGTCATTCCCGATATCGCTTGGCGGTAGCAGATGCAAAGATACCGTATCGGGTGGAATATGAGGGGTGACATAGAAATATT of Leptospiraceae bacterium contains these proteins:
- a CDS encoding response regulator → MRPFNNKALLLVEDDPIIQALQVNSLQKYGYQIIVASSGQEAIDTIEKSSHIDLILMDIDLGEGYLDGTETAQIILFNHDIPIVFLSSHTEPEIVEKTEKITSYGYVVKSSHITVLDASIKMAFKLFDAHQKLSESEEKFKQVYDNTLDNIFILEITEEKRYKLIDINYEEETLVGKLETIQNKLLEDFLPTDLFTKVKSNYDRCLKEGKAISYQESVYGQDFYTQLIPVKNKKGDIYRIIGIARNISELSKVTKN
- a CDS encoding alpha/beta fold hydrolase, which encodes MKFKLLSGILCFTAFFFLGCEATMNSKQVNKKTIVVFIHGIKGSLLVDEKDSTVWLNGSQGLGLDTPNLSLPLTWQGDKQDKDSIRPKEVLSEVKVIPFILEEKVYSPWLSAGRKIYGDKFYPFAYDWRRDNLENVSSFEAFLENIRRENSEANITVVAHSMGGLITLALLNKRPELFQKVVFVGVPFYGGIGFMEDLHTGIANGLNQKILSPEVLFTMPSVYTLFPIETKERVVVEDNTGNPIEVNFYSPEDWKKNKFSLFAKESDPNEKNFTFLTRALNKAKQFKEQIKAANIKYPPILVVTGKAHQTLSKIQKNGKQSVNGWDFLSLPREPGDGRVLEKNSFPPKGISYDTFYSTWTHSALLNDPAVVERVKNFVEK
- a CDS encoding saccharopine dehydrogenase family protein, whose protein sequence is MKKNVLIIGAGGVANVAAHKAAQNNDVLGDICIASRKLEKCDKIIEGIHKKGNLKDKSKKLYSRQIDAFDVAATVKLIKETNSEIVMNLGTAFVNMSVLEACLEAGVTYMDTAIHEDPDKVCEDPPWYANYEWKRKDRCKERGINAILGIGFDPGVVNAWAALAVKHHFDKIDTIDILDVNAGSHGKYFATNFDPEINFREFSKVWTWIDRKWVEKPMHSEKWVYDFPVVGKQPIYLTGHDELHSLSKNIDANSIRFWMGFGDHYLNVFNVLRNIGMLSEKPVKTAEGLEVIPLKVLKAVLPDPGSLAPTYTGHTCIGDLVKGTKDGKYKEIFIYNTCDHAECYKEVESQGISYTAGVPPVAAAMLVAQGIWNPQTMVNVEELDPDPLIALLDKIGLPTVIEDRTPK
- the nspC gene encoding carboxynorspermidine decarboxylase — translated: MNETNIQTPYYLIDESKLLKNLEKISILRERTGAKSVLALKCFSTWSVFDLMKEYMDGTTSSSLYEAKLGAEKFQKEVHAYSVAWSEEEILEVKEFATKIIFNSVSQLKKFLPHVREIPIGLRINPGVSHSDFDLANPARKYSRLGATDKEEINQVSKELTGVMFHCNCDNDNFESFAKILDTIAENYSDLLQGLEWVSLGGGIYFTKEGYPFDKFCDKLSEFSKRFNVQIYLEPGETAITKSGYFVTKVLDIVRNEIDIAIVDAAVETHMLDLCIYHLEAKMDLPEVGTHQYMVAGRTCLAGDIFGTYSFPEKLEIGSIVTFADAAGYTMVKKNWFNGIQMPSIAVKRLNGEIELIKKFSYQDFVNSLS